CATTCTAATCTTACCTCGCCATTTCTCTTTCCAATGTTTTTCTCTGATTGTTGCATGTTCATCTTTCCAGCCATGAGCCAGATGCTATCTTTGTACGAAGTGTAAATGAAATAGAAGTGAAGCCAAAGCCGAAAGCTTACCCCAACCCACCAGCATAAGTGAGCCCTTCTAAAACCACTGGTCTCTAGAATCTTGGATGTGCAATATCTCATGGTTTTCTAGGCGTTTTTGTTTCCTATGAAGCTTTCAAATCTTGATGTGTGCTAATGCTTAAATCAAGTTGGAACACCTTTTCGCTTCCAGTGACCCTGtagtttcatttctttttaagtGATCGTGTAGGTCTGTGCTTAGAACTTTGGGTTCTGTAATTATTCATATATCTAGTCTCCTAGATATAACAATCATCATTATGCCAGAGTAGCAGCCAAGGAACAAGTTCTGTATGATTATGTTGGATGTAATGTCTAGACAGCTCAGTTTCAATGAAATGATAATCCGAAGGTATTACCAATACAAACACAGTTAActattcctttctttttatgttttaaaaatatttaaaaaaaatatttaattttttttaaaattaatattttttttgatatgtttaaattattttgatgtgataatgttaaaaataattttttttaaaaaatattattttaatatatttttaaataaaaaatattttaaaaaataattactactttaaatataatttaaatagatttttagttGTGGAATGCTCGTAAAATTAATGGCTTGGTTTTGTTGCCACTGATTTTAGAGATATATTTGTCATTTAAATGGAAAACACCAGTTATAAGCTCATCTCTCACCTACATATTATAcgtaaatatttatataaatttttttatttatatttttgaatatttatatataaaaaaaatatcaaaatactttCTATAcccattttttctttaaaaaatattttacaacccAGCACGGAACACATgtcaaataaacaattttaagtATGATGGGTAATATTCATAAGTGTAAATTgtatatcaataattatatctaaaaaccaaaactaaaaaaaagaacattaatTGATTATTGTACATTTAATAACTTCTAAATTACTGCATACTTAAGCACACTACTTTATAAATTGAACCTCACctctaattaaagaaaatgatcaatattaataaaattctttgtacaaatttattaattcctAAAAATTTCTCAATTTATCTTTCCATTGTTTTCTTATGTATACACAACTATAACCTTAAATGATGTAAAACATCCTTCTTAAGTTACTTGTAATGTTATCATACAATATtggtactttttatttttaattatcatgattgttgaaattataaaaacaagaaaatacaaatgaataatattaaaataaaaataaaattatatcaaaatttacTATTGAAAgcatataaatatctaaatcatttatcctaaatgaaatataaatataaagaaacccGGAACATAGATTCTATTTTCATTCGTACGTATCGtgcttatattttaatatttgatgatttttattttctgaacGACCTGTAGTTCGAACCCCTTCAAAATATCCTTCTCAGAGAAGCCTTCTCGTCGTCTGCTTTTTCTTTAAACTAGCTTTCGCGTCATCTGTTTATCTTCGTCCCCATCTCGTTCTTTCCACGCCTACACACACCTCGTTAGCTGATCATGGCGTTCGCCGGAGTTACAGTGACTTGTCATTCCAGTTATCTACTCCCTCGATTCTCTTCTTTCAACTATTCTTCTATTCCCCTTTTAAGTTTTGGAAGATTCCCATTATTTATTTCTAAGGAATGCTTAAGAGTTAGTGCTTATGCGGCCGGGTCAAAATGggcatcatcaccatcatctctGGAGACAAAACACGGAGTTTGGGAAGATCCTGATGATGGAAGCGGCAGTGATTATGaccaagaagatgaagaagaagcgAAAAAAAATGACTTGGATTTTGAGAGTAACCGGGAGGAAGAAAAGAATTCTGTCACAGCTACTTCCACTGTCACTAACTCCACTACAGAAAATAACTACGAGGAGGATCTTGTCAAAGGTGGGGTTCACCGTTCCCTTCCCCCCTATTTTAATAGTGCAATGCTATCATTTTCTCAAGTGGAACTTCCTATTCCTTTagggatgaaatttttttttaccctatgAATTTGACGTTGTTCTGTAACCACTGCAGAGGTTGAACAACTTTTGGGACCAGAAGAGAGAGCAATTTTCCAACAGAATGCATCTCCTAATCTCCGCAAAATATCAACTGTAACCTATGATGATAACGTTTTAGAGCTATTTTCCTgctgaaatatgtttttttcttttttcattaagaAGTAGCgtttatatattttgacttGCTGCCATTTGCTAAAGCATATGGGCTATGAGAAAAATAGTAGTAAACATGCAAAATCTCCTTTCAGGCAAAATGGAATCCACTCCAGACCCTTGCTCTATCTGGACAGATAAAATTTATGGACAAGTTGCTTGATGATGGATTGGATATTGATGACCAGGATAATGTGAGTTCATTCCTTTATTGTATTCTGTTTATAGCTTATACTTTGAGCATAAATCTTAAGTTGAAATTGTTGACATAGGATGGGTTCACGGCATTGCATAAGGCAATTATTGGCAAAAAGGAGGCTGTTATTAGTCATCTTTTAAGAAAAGGTGCTAGTCCACATATCAGAGATCGGGTGAggttaatattttgattgtagCAAGAGTTTTTTGCCcctgtttaattttgtttgcaTTTCTAAGGAAAACATTTGTTGCCATTTATTTATCCCTGTAATAGGATGGTGCTAGCCCTCTGCACTATGCAGTTCAAGTTGGTGCAATGCAAACTGTAAAGTTGCTGATGAAATACGAGGTTGATGTCAATGCTGCGGATAATGTCAGTACAAGTTTCCAAATTTTTTCTGAACCCTTTGCTCAATTGATCATATTCTGGTCCCCAGAAATTTTATAACATTTCTTGCAGGAAGGATGGACTCCATTGCACATTGCAGTCCAAAGCAGAAATAGAGATATAGTTAAAGTTTTGTTGGTCAATGGTGCAGATAAGACCAGAAGAACTAAGGTAAATGTTtgcaattttatatttgaagggAAAATTGTTCCAAGGAATGctgaattgctttttttttttttcaggatggAATAACACCCCTGGATCTTAGCTTATGCTTTGGCAAAGACTTTAAGTCATTTGATATTGCGAAGTTACTGAAGGTTTTACCAGCTAACAGGGAATTATAATGGATGCAGCAGCCTTGACAGTAAATACAAGCACAAGACTATATGAAGCTGTTGTGCATTACAAGGGCATCGCCCATTTTTGTGTGTGCAGATTCTGAATGGGTTTGTTCATCTATCGTGTATGAGTTTTATTGGGGTTCAAAACTCCTCTGTGTTGTGCAAGAATGAACGGTGCTTAGTAAACCGTGTGACTTGCACGGTGAAGCCAATCAATCTTTGGGCAAAGTAGTTTTGCACC
This genomic interval from Populus alba chromosome 1, ASM523922v2, whole genome shotgun sequence contains the following:
- the LOC118055488 gene encoding ankyrin repeat domain-containing protein EMB506, chloroplastic encodes the protein MAFAGVTVTCHSSYLLPRFSSFNYSSIPLLSFGRFPLFISKECLRVSAYAAGSKWASSPSSLETKHGVWEDPDDGSGSDYDQEDEEEAKKNDLDFESNREEEKNSVTATSTVTNSTTENNYEEDLVKEVEQLLGPEERAIFQQNASPNLRKISTAKWNPLQTLALSGQIKFMDKLLDDGLDIDDQDNDGFTALHKAIIGKKEAVISHLLRKGASPHIRDRDGASPLHYAVQVGAMQTVKLLMKYEVDVNAADNEGWTPLHIAVQSRNRDIVKVLLVNGADKTRRTKDGITPLDLSLCFGKDFKSFDIAKLLKVLPANREL